One Nicotiana sylvestris chromosome 12, ASM39365v2, whole genome shotgun sequence genomic window carries:
- the LOC138883522 gene encoding uncharacterized protein has translation MGIHEVLFMGDSDLLVHQIQGEWETRDLKLILYRQCLHDLCQRFRLIEFKHIPRIYNEVVHALATLASMLHHPDKAYVDPLHIQVRDQHAYCNMVEEKLDGEPWFHDIREYIRMGVYLVQATGDQRRIIRRLAIGFFFSGGVLYKRTPNLGLLRCIDARQATTIMTEVHSEVCRLHMSGYVLAKKIL, from the coding sequence ATGGGAATCCATGAAGTCTTGTTCAtgggggactcggaccttctggtgcaccagattcaaggagaatgggagacacgagatttaaagcttatactgtatcgacaatgtctgcatgatctttgtcaacgatttcgattaatagaattcaagcacattccaaggatctATAATGAGGTTGTacatgctttggctaccttggcatcgatgttacatcatccagataaggcttatgttgaccctttgcatattcaagtccgcgatcagcatgcttactgtaacatggtggaagaaaaACTTGACggtgaaccttggttccatgatatcagggagtacatcagaatgggagtATATTTGGTACAGGCCACAGGGGATCAAAGGAGAATAATTCGTCGATTGGcaattggatttttcttcagtgggggagttttgtacaaaagaactccaaatcttggattgttaagatgcatagatgctagacaagccacgaccatcatgaccgaagtacactCCGAGGTTTGCAGgctgcatatgagtgggtatgttctggcaaagaagattctttga
- the LOC138883523 gene encoding uncharacterized protein yields the protein MANQELNASVIDPTRKGEESDINLKEELYKLKHQIAEIYQAWAFSFTTTTKALLPKPHKLHHPNQSHTPLHQPPLFSWHPYPLYSIDPPVSPYSRLRITNTTPLPPLEPTFKALEPCSYALRFDLPVETEKPPKNPEQEELFRKVRSLEQSFKNMQGLGGQVSVAYKDLCLFPDVQLPVGYKIPKFDLYDGHGDLEAHLRGFCSKMRGAGGKDELLMAYFSQSLSGSAFEWYTCQDHSR from the exons atggctaaccaagaactgAATGCAAGTGTTATTGACCCGACAAGAAAGGGGGAAGAGTCTGATattaatctgaaagaggagttgtataagctgaaacaccaGATAGCAGAGATATACCAGGCATGG gctttctcatttaccaccactaccaaggcactacttcccaaaccccacaagctccaccacccaaaccagtcccatacccctctccaccagccacccctattttcgtggcacccctaCCCGCTATACTCcatcgatcctccagtgagcccttATTCCAGACTCAGgataaccaatactacccctctcCCCCCTctggagcctactttcaaggccctaGAGCCTTGCTCCTATGCTCTTCGTTTCGACCTCCCTGtcgagactgagaaaccacctaagaATCCAGAGCAGGAGGAGTTGTTCAGGAAGGTTAGAAGTCTGGAGCAGTCATTCaaaaacatgcagggattgggaggccaggtgagcgtagcctacaaggatttgtgtctatttcccgatgttcagttgcctgtggGATATAAGATAccgaagtttgatttgtatgatgggcacggagaCTTGGAGGCCCACTTGaggggattctgcagtaaaatgagaggagctggtgggaaagatgagttgttgatggcatactttagccagagtctgagtggtTCGGCATTTGAGTGGTACACTTGTCAGGATCACAGCAGATGA